The Pseudomonas sp. B21-023 genomic interval GCCAGCGCCCCCAGGATCTCGATTGGCGACTCCGCCAGGCGGTGCAAGAAGTGCAGGTACCAACTACCGCCGTACACCGCATAGATACGGCAAGGCACTCCGGTCTCCCTGGCCCGGCGTAGCACTGCCGGTTGCACACCATGCAGCATCTCCAGTTCCAGGTTCGCGGCATGCCGTGGCTCAGCCAGAATCCGCGGAATCAGCGCCGGATCCTGAGTGGCGCAACTGACGGGCACGCCCGCGTCCAGCACCCTGCGCAGCAGGTGCAGGTAGCGTTCATCCAGCGCGTCGCCACGTGGCAGTGCCACTTCCAATGGTTCGTTATAAACGCCCTTGACCAACCTGATCTTGCGCCCGTAACCAAAGACCTTCGGCAGGTCGTCGAGGGTGCGGTGCAAGTAGGCCTGCAGGGTCACGCCAACGTTTGCGTGGGCAGGCGCCAATTCGCCATACACCTCAAGGATGCTGTCCACCGCCGAGGCGTGTTCCATGCTGATCATGACCGGCAGATCATGTTCCGCCGCAGCGGCAATGATGGTGGAGGCATTCTTGTAGGCCATCTCCTGGGAGACCGCCAGGCCAACGGCACTGAGGTCGAAGCTCAGTTGGGGCTTGAG includes:
- a CDS encoding proline dehydrogenase family protein, which encodes MVSQETSTLAAAALKKLAMNKACREAFSEDALFFKLFEPAAQRYFLAANREALLPKLQLLNGKGYALSVEYVGEENADPAVVQRFVDEYLASIQPFAEAGLKPQLSFDLSAVGLAVSQEMAYKNASTIIAAAAEHDLPVMISMEHASAVDSILEVYGELAPAHANVGVTLQAYLHRTLDDLPKVFGYGRKIRLVKGVYNEPLEVALPRGDALDERYLHLLRRVLDAGVPVSCATQDPALIPRILAEPRHAANLELEMLHGVQPAVLRRARETGVPCRIYAVYGGSWYLHFLHRLAESPIEILGALADFSDPSRVVFGADY